CCATATCCATGTGGAGTTTAGTGTCATAACCACGACGTCCTATTTGCAAACCTTCCAGTGTAGCGATAATAGTTTGATATCATGGACATTAACTGGAACAACAGCCATAAGTGAGCAGACTTCGTTTGATCTCTTGCTTTCTTTTGTCTGTCGGGTTACAGCCAGTTTTTTAAGCTAAACAACCACCCAGTACTAATGTGCTCCAATCGATAGCGCCTATTTTTTCACTGGCGAGCAAGCCATTTTGCTAGAGTCGCTCAAAGATGCCTGCAGTGACCCATTCCTGAAAACGGCTATGAGCACTGCTTGAAGAACAAATTCCGGTAGCATGGCATTAAGGGCATTCCATTGACAGCGCGGTTATAAATCCGGCGACTCTGGCATCCCAAAGGATGATGGGTTTTATGTAGGGGCAGCAGGTGTTCTATTACCTGCCAGAGTTCATAAGAAATGAACCATTGTGCTATCGATTTCTTATTCATGAATAAATATCTTCTTAAATTAAAAAACGAGCTGGTTATAATATAAAATATCTCCTATTTATTGGGAGAGGATCTTAGTATTTTATCATGGTAATCAGTTATCTATATGTATCAAAATACTATGGTATACATATAAAATTAATTATATGTGGTCGCATTATGGTATCAAATAAATTATACGAAAAATAATTATTTCAAGTTTCAATTTCATTTAATGTTATTATTTAAACGTGGAAAGTCAGTGTTATTTATTTTTTTTGTTTTATATGTGTGTTGACATTATTTTTTGTTCATGTTTGAATTGAGCTAACTCTTATTCAATGTTAAGAGTTAATAAGATAAAGCACTACCTAATAATATCCTAGATAACATATTACTATGTTGTGATATATATTTTCATAAAGGAGATAAGATATGATTAATTATACAAGTATTGATTTAACTATAAACCCTGCAATGTTTTGTTTCTAATGGTAACAATTGATTGTTATTGTTATGATAATGTTTGCATTATATGTTGAATTTAAAGGAGATAAGATATGATTAATTACACAAGTATTGATTTAACTATAAATCCTGCAATGTTTTGTTTTTAGCCATTAGAATAACACATTGTAGGTAAGTGTTTAGAGCGGACGAATAAATTAGCATTCGTCCGTTTCTACTACACTGTCAAAAATAAAAAATTGGAGAATAATATGTATTCTGGATCTCAGTCTTTAATAGAGGCAGCTCTGCATTATAATAGAAGAGAATATAAAGAAAGTATTTGGTCTAAAGCAACCTGCTTAGCTTTAACAAATCATAATTTTGATATGAATGGGTATGTAATTACTCAAGCAATGGAGTATTCATTTCTGAAAGAGATTGCTCAGATTGCAAATATTCCCTACGTAGATGTCACCTGTTTTAATTATGAGTGTGCAGGTCCGGGTAATGCTTTACAATGGCTGCTCTCTATGAAAGTTTATTTACCAGATATACAAAAAGTAAATTTGGCGAGAGCACTTATCACAACGGCACGGTATCATTTAGCTCAGGATATCCTATCGATAGTAAATCCTGAAAAACTTCAACCAGAACAGAAAATAACTTATTTTATTACATCATTTATTGTCCGTAATCGTTTAGTGTCAGGGAGTGATTGCTCAGACTTATTTGGAAGAATAAAGCAGATTATTGAAGATAAGAATATATCTGAAGAAAACATTCTTGAGGCTGCTTCCCTAGCTATAGTTTGGTATTTAAAAACAGGTACAATTGATTTACAGACTTACGAATGGTTTAAACAGTGTGGAGAATTTATTTCAGAAAAAATTATTGAGCGTAAAACATTTAAAGCTAAATTAGCACTTTCATCATTTTATCGTGCATATGCAATGGTACCTGCGGCAATAAACGATATACCTAAGACTCGTTCCATTATGCTAAAATCTCAGCATTTTTCTGATATACTTGAACCAGAAAATGAATTAGAGACAGTACTCGCTGAGACAGCGAAAAAGACAGTGCTAGAATCATCAATTAAAGAAATGATGTATGTCAGCAAGCAATGGGATATAGCAGAAGAATACGCTCTGGAGCTTGTTACATTTGATCCATACTGGTCAGTTAACTATCAAGAACTTGCTGAGGTTTACCTGAAACAAAATAAATATTCTAAAGCACTAGAACAATACCAAAATGCAAAACAGATAGGTTTGCCGAGAGTAGCTTTTAATGAATATATGATTGGTGTATGTCATGAATATCTTGGTGATCATCAGGAAGCAATTAATAGTTTTAAAAACGTTCTTACAATGGATAAAACAAACATTTCATCAGGGATATCTGGTTACCGGGTATCATCAAAATATGATTTAGAATCTAAAAGTTATTTTCGTGAATTCATCAATAGTTGGGATGAGCAAGGTTTTCTCACATCTAAACATAAAGAGATGATAGTATGAATGAAATAAGGCAAATTAATGTAACACGCTTTGATCATATTCAAATGGAAGTAGCTAACCTTGATGAGAGTATCCGTTTTTATGAAGATGTATTCGGATTTGAAAAGAAGGAAGCTGGATTGAGGAGGATGGTTCGCTGGGTTATTTTGGGAAATAAAAATAAATTATACCTGTGTTTGCATGAATATGCTGACCGAGCTGGCATTAAAAATGCGGGATTGGAAATTACTCATGTTGGGTTTATTGTTGATGATTTTGATTCTGTTTTACAGAAATTAAAATCTCATAACGTGAAATTACCTGATGGCGACACTATCCAATATCATTCATCTCGTTCTGTTTACTTTCTTGATCCTAATGGCTATAAAATAGAAATTTCTGAATTCAATGGTGGCGGAATTGATCCATGAATAGCAACAACATATATACCCTACAGATTTCAGGATGCAGCCAACAAAGCTGTAACTTGAAAGATGAGGATAGTATATAAATAAAAATGTTGAGTTGTCAGAGGAATATTTAAAAGGTGAAAGATATGCTAAATGAAGAAAATAAAATATTTAGAAAAATTAGTGATAAGTTCAATAATGAAATATACTCACAATGTGTTATTCAATTGGATGAACATAATGTAAGCAGAATAATGTTTGAATTATCTCATGAAGAAATAGAACATAGTTATGTCGATAGTGAATTAAAGAAACTAGCAACCGATATTTATGAACGAATCAAAAATGGGAATGGAATTGTTATATTAAAAGGAATGCTTATTAATGAACTAAATGAAACGGAATTAGGTGAACGTTTTTTGCGGTTTTGTAGTTTGATGGGAACACCTGTTTCTCAAAGTGTGATGGGAGATATTCTCGGGCGAGTAGAAGATATGACGCATATCGATCCTGATGCCCGGGGTTATAGAAATAAAGAAGAATTGTTTATGCATACAGACCAACCAGATATGGTGTGCATGCTTTGTGTTAGACCAGCGCAACAGGGAGGGCAAAGCAAATTTGCCAGTGCATTGGCACTACATGAAGCGATTAAGAAAACTAGACCTGATTTATTACCCGCTTTATATACAGGATACCCGTATCATCGTCTGAATGAACATCCTCTGGGAGCCAGTGAAATCACAGAGCATAATGTTCCTATATTTTCTGAATATAATGGAGATCTTAGTATTAGATACCTAAGATTTAATATGCTTGCGACGGCATTTGCACGGAAGGAAAAAATACCATTGCCTTTAAATAAAGCTATTGATTATATTGATGAATTATCTACATCCTCTTATTTTTGCTGGATTACCTCACTTGAAAAAGGAGATATGCTCTTTTTCAATAATTACCTTTTCCTGCATTCACGCACTGCATTTAAAGATAGTAAAGATCCAGCGAAAAAAAGGTTAATGTATAGGGTATGGCTGGCGTGTGAAAATTTCCGTTCCATACGGCCTGAACTTGCTGTTCATCCTGAAGGTGCTGGTGGTCGAGGAGGGATCTCTCCTCAAGAAGGTAAAAGACCTCGTTTTGATTATGACTTGGAGTAACGGTTATTCCTATGAAATATAAAACACTTGGAAATAGTGGCGCTTATGTTTCAGCCATATGTCTTGGTACACAACAATTTGGCCGATGGGTTGATGAAACGGAAGCCTGCGAAATATTAAATGTATTTACTGAGCATGGTGGAAATTTTATTGATACTGCTGATTGTTATCCTATTTATCTTCCTAATGGGAATAGTGGCGGTGAATTATCAGAGTCCTTTATTGGTCGATGGTTAAAATCTTATTCAAAGAGAGATGATCTCATCATTGCAACAAAGTTCTCAGCTCCGATGAATGATAAACCAAATAATGAAGGTATTTCAAGGAAATATATTATCAAAGCAGTTGAACAATCACTTAAACGTCTGAATACTGACTATATTGATCTTTATCAAGTACATGATGATTATTTTGATGTTCCCATGGAAGAAACACTGAGGACTTTGGATGACTTAATTAAAAAGGGTTTGGTACGCTATATCGGTTGTTCGAATTTTTCAGCTTGGAGATTGATGAAAGCTTTAGGCTTGAGTGATAAGCGAGGTTATGCTTCTTATGTAACAATACAAAATAAATATAATCTTCTAGAAAAGTGTGAATATGAATCTGAGTTGATGGAGCTATGTAAGGAAGAAAGAATCGGAATGTTACCTTATGTACCTCTAGCTAAAGGTTTTTTGACGGGAAAATATCATCAAGGAAGTATGAGTGATGGATTTTTCAGAGAAAAAGATGTAAGAAAACTTTATGACAACAATAGAAATTGGGAAATTTTGCATCTTGTCCAATCTATTGCAGATAAAAATGGAATAAATAGTACCCAAGTTGCACTAGCATGGCTGATGCAAAGACCTGGTGTGGTTGCGCCTGTAGTGGGAGTTAATAGCATCGAACAATTGAAAGTAATATTAGCGTCAGTCGATATTTCTTTATTAAATACAGATATTGCAGATCTTAATCAGGTTTAGGAATATTTAGGAAAAGGAGAGGATGTGTGACAATTGCTTTGATAGACCATTGTTATAGTATTCTTTCGACAGAAAAGAGACAAAAGGCCATTTCTTTGTTAAATCGCTCTGGCTTTTTGGTGAGTTCTAACTGTATACAACATGATGGTGGAAAAGAGAGCATTTTTATTCATTTTACAGGTTGTTATTTGGAGTTAATTGAAGTTATAAATCAGAATCAATTTGAATCCTCTTGCCGAGCAACCGAATTGCGGGCATCAAAGTTTGGTTATCCTTATGCTCTTGTTGCTGCAACAGGAAATATTAATAATTGTGAAAATAAACTGAAAGAATCTTATCATGATCTTGATAAGGTCAGATATATGATTCCTAATATCCCAGGATGGGAAAAAGCGGCATGGGCTATTTTAGATATTTCTGAGCGTTATACACCCGGATGTTATTTTCAATTTATACAATATCTTTTAAGAAAACCTACATGGTCTCAAGTAAATTATGGGTTAAATAACATTTATGGAATTAGTGGTTTTTATTTTTGTACACATACACCGCTTGAAGATAGAGAATATTGGTATCACTTTCTTTCTTTGATAGGAGACTGCTATGAATCTAAAGGAAGTTCATTATCAACAGGTTTACAGCAGTTAAATTGGTTACATCCTGATGAATTTTATGCTTATTTTGGTGTCAGACCTAATTTGGATGAGAGTCAGGGAGCAAGATTAGGTGCTGTAAAACTTTTATCTTCTGATATAGAAATATCATTTAACTATTTAAAAGAGGGAGGATTTATTATAGAAGATTATACCAAAGAAGGTTTTTATACAAAAGTTGATTCTAACTTAGGATATGCCTTACATATCGTAAAAGGAAATAGTGTATTTGATTATTCCGCTAGTATTAATCAGCGGTTACTGGAGTAAAGCTATAGTGGAACTAAAATAATATGACATAACATCATAAATTCTAATGACAAGGCAGTATGATTATGGAACTTGTAGATTGTGTCAAGTTATACTGATTCGATTATAACATAAATTTTTTAATTGAGGATAAAATGAAAGAATTTGAAATTAATCTATTTGATGCTCATATTCATACCGAATTTGAAGGAATGCCAGACCATTTTAGTGGAATAACAGCGAGTTTAGATTCCTTTAAGGAAGCAATAAGTGGGATCAATTTTGTTGGTGCGTTATCAGATTCTGCAACACCTTCACAAAATTATGGTGACTTAAGTAAACATAAAATTTACCATTGTGCTGTTGTCAGGAATTTAAATTATAATATTGATATAATTGAAGAAAAAATTATTTCTGGCAAGGCTTTCGCAATAAAAATTAATGTTGGTTTTATACATCGATATGCATCTGATGTACTTTTTCAACCACTTTATACTCTTGCTGAAAAATTAAATGTACCGATAATGTTTCATAGTGGAGATCCCGGCTGGGGGCATGCTAAGGTTAAATATGCTGATCCTGTTTCTTTTGATGAAATTGCTGTTGATTATCCGAATGTTAATTTTGTTTTAGTACATGCGGGTAACCCCTGGTTTCAGAGCGCGGCCGTTGTTGCTGCTAAAAATAATAATGTATTTCTGGAAGGTTCATCATTGATTGATGGCGATACAAGGGCATGTCCTGACGAACGGGCAAAAAGACTAATATCATATCCATTATCTTGGATAATGGATTATCTTGGCTCTTCTAAAAAATTAATTTTCGGTTCTGGCTGGCCTATGGTAGATTTAAAATCTTATATCGATATTTTCCGACAAGGGATCCCGGAACAAGCTTGGAAAGATGTTTTTTGTGATAATGCCCTCAAATTATATGGATTCGTAATGGAAAAAGGATCTGATGGGCAATTAATATGTGTGTCAAAATACCAAACGGAAAAATTCAAATAATGTCCATTATTCAGGTAAATAATTTATGTAAGTCCTACGAGATTTATACTAAAAATCCAGGCCTGTTAGGCAGTTTGAAATCATTCATTAAAAGAGAATACGCGATAGTAAAGGCAGTAAGATCAATAGATTTTTCTATTGATAAAGGTGAAATTGTGGGGTTTCTTGGCGCTAATGGAGCAGGAAAAACAACCACAATGAAAATGTTAACAGGAGTTATTAAACCATCTTCAGGGCATGTTAGCGTATTGGGCTATACGCCTTATGAACGTAAGAACGAATATTTAAAATCCATATCATTTGTAGCAGGACAAAAACAGCAACTGGCTTGGGATCTAACACCTAATGATTCTTTTATACTACATAAAGTTATTTATTCTATTAACGAAAAAGATTTTTTAAAATATCGTGATCAACTTGTGGATATGCTTTCTCTTAATTCCATTATCGACAGACCGGTTCGCCATTTATCTTTGGGTGAAAGGATGAAATGTGAACTTGCTCTATCATTATTGCATAAGCCATCTGTATTATTTTTAGATGAGCCGACGATTGGGCTGGATGTCAATATGCAACGTTCAGTTCGTGAATTTATTGCACATTATAATCAGATAAATAATGCAACCATTCTTTTGACATCTCATTACATGGCAGATGTTGAAGCTCTTGCTAAACGGGTTATTATCATTAACTCTGGTGAGATTGTTTATGACGGAAAGTTATCACATTTAATAAAAAAACGCTCACCAAAGAAAATATTGAAGGCAATCATTTCAGGGCCAATAAGACCAGAATTAAGATCTTTAATTAATTTATCTTCTGCTGATGAGCAGAGTATTGAATTGACTGTAGAACGTGATTTACTTCCTTCTGTGGTGGCAAAGCTAATGGAAGAAAAAATAATACTTGATATCTCTATTCACGATGAGCCAATCGAAAAAGTCTTAGAAAGATATTTATCTTCATACGGTGAAAATAATGTTGAAGCGCATTAAGAGAAGCCTATTGTTATGGCGAGTACTCATTGGTTTGTCTTTCTCAAGAGTGGTTGCCTATCGTGCCCAATCAATTATTTGGTTATTAGGTGGAGTTATGCCTATAGCTGTCATGTTTGTTTGGCTGGGATTGGCAAAAGAAGGGGATGTCGGTGGTTATACTGCAAGTGATTTTGCGATTTATTTTCTTTCAATCTATCTTGTTCGCCAGTTGACAGCAATTTGGGTTATGCGGCGTTTAGATAGTGATATTCGAAGGGGAGAATTATCAATGCTGTTATTGCGGCCAGTTTCTCCTCTCTATAGTTATATATCTGATCATACAGGTGAGATGATGGTCAGAGGGCCGATTATTTCACTGGTCTTTGTATTAGGTATTTTATTGACAGGTAATTTTTATCGTTTAGATATTGTCAATTTACTGACTTTTATTCCAGCTCTTGCTTTTGCGTGGATTATTATATTTCATCTTTATTATTGTCTTGGATTACTGGCATTTTGGATCAATAACTCTATGGCATTCGATCCACTGCTTTGGGCACTTTATACCATTTTAGGCGGAGTGTTAATTCCACTTGATTTATATCCAGAAAGTATCACATTTTGGTTGAAATTATTACCTTTTTCCTCAGCATTAGATTTTCCTGTTCAGATAATATTGGGAAAATTGGATGGTTTTCTCCTGTTGGTTGGGTTTGGCGTACAGTTATTCTGGGTTATTCTATTGACATTTTTCAGAATATTATTATGGAATGCAGGGCTGAGAAGATATTCAGCATCTGGAGCTTGATATAATGAGATACATTTTATTATTTTTAGTCTTACTGAGGCATTCTTTTTTGCTGGAGTTTGAATTTCGTTTCAATGCGATAGTGAATTTAATAAATTCTAGTCTTTCTTGTTTACTGGCATTATTAGTGCTGACCGGTTTTTTTGGTCAAGTATCTCAGGTTGGAGGCTGGACTTACTATCAAATGGTTGCTTTATTAGGAGTGACACTGATTATTGAATCTTTTATAGATAGTTGGTTATTTCCAAGTGTGCATTCTCTTTCTGAATATATCAGACGAGGAGATTTGGATTTGATTATCACTCGTCCTGTTGATACCCAGTTTTTTATTAGTTTTCATCGTTTTAATATATGGGATGGTGCTAATTTTATTGTTGGCTATGCAGTAGTATTATTTGCCATGCACCAGCAGAATGTGTTAACTATTTTTAATTTCTTGCAATTTAATTTTGCCATGCTGTTAGGTACTTGTATTTTTTATTCCCTGTTTATGTGTTCAAATCTGATTGCTTTTTGGTTCACTAAAGTGTCAGACGTATGGGTTATTTGTTATTCATTAATGGATGTTGGGCGTTTTCCGGTGAGTGCGTATCCTGGAGCTTTACGTTTTTTGTTAACTTTTTTATTGCCTGTTTTCTTTGTTAGTAATGTACCCGCTCAGGCAGCTTTAGGAATATTAGAAATGAAAATATTATTATTGGCTTTATTATGTGCTATTTTCACTCTTATTTTAACTCGTTTTTTCTGGTTGAAAGCGATTTCAAAATATAGTAGTGCTAGTAGTTAATTCATGATTTATAGATTTTAAATTCTATTTCGTATAGTTATCTATATAACATTAGAATTAATAAAATTGAGTTATTGGAAAGTTTTATGACTAATATATTATCAAATTTAAATAACAAGTTACCAGATATTATTTCTCCAGAACTGTTAGATAAACAGATAAAATCCTCACATAAAATACGTATTTTACTTTTATATGGTTCTAACAGAATCCCCTCTTTTAGTCGCTTACTTATTCAAGAAGCAGCCCTTTTACTTAATGCTCTAGGAGCGGAGACTAGGATCTTTGATCCCTATCATCTGCCCTTACCAGATACTGTTATTGATTCTCATTATAAAGTTATAGAATTGCAGCAATTAATGCAATGGTCAGAAGGTCAAGTTTGGTGCTCACCAGAGCATCATGGTTCCGTTAGTGCAGTATTTAAATCACAAATAGATTGGGTTACTTTGGAAACAGGTCTATCATGCCCTACGCAAGGTAAGACATTAGCAGTATTGCAGGTAAATGGAGGAACTCAATCTTTTAATGTTGTTAATCAACTGCGAATAATAGGTAGGCACATGAGGATGTTCACTATTCCTAATCATTTATCTGTACCAACATCTTTTCTTGAATTTGAAGATACAGGTCGAATGAAAGCATCACGTTATTACGATAAACTTGTAGATGTTATGGAGGAATTACTTAAATTTACTTTAACATTGCGTGATTCACGCCAATATTTTATAAATAGATATTCAGAGAGAAATGAATAATAAAATATACTTATATGCATCCAGTTAATGAAGATAATGTTTTCATATAAGGAATAATAATGACATATGATCCTACTATATTTAATTTACATTTAAAAAACACTTGGTATAAAAACAAACAATCATTAAGAAGTATCAAAAAAGCATGGTCAACTATACGATACGATTATACAAAACAGCCTAAATTATGTGGTGTTTTAGCTTTTAATGAGCGTGTATGGAGTATTCCTGGGGAAATTGGAAATAATAAATTCATTGTAAGTTGTTATGATGGATATATTTATTGCTATCACCTGAATACATTAGAAAAAATTTGGCGGTTAAAAACAAACGGTCCTATTTATAGTTCTCCGGCAGTAACAAAAAACGGTGATTTTATTATCGGTGGAGAAGATTCTACTCTGAGAATGATATCTTCCCATGGACATTGCTTATGGCAATTCAATGCTACTGACGCATTCCATTCTACACCAACAATAGATGAAAATACTGGAATTGTTTATGCGGGAAGTTATGATCACTCTATGTATGCTATCAATATAAATAATGGGGAATTACTATGGAAACGAGATTTTGAAAAAGGGGTTATAGATGACATCTATAGCTCACCAGCTTTAACTATTGAAGGAAATATTATTTTTGGAACTAACAAGACATTAATTTGCCTTAACAGATTCGGAGCCACACTTTGGAAAATTATAAATGAAGGAAGATTTGAAGGGAGCGCTGCTTTAGATTATAGCATTAACACAGGTATTATAGGTACTGAAGAGAATGGTCAAATTATTATTTTTGATATTACTACAGGAGAAATACGTGCAATACATCAAACAGAAGGGTTTGTTGTTTCTTGCCCATCCATTGGATACAAACATATAGCAACTGTAGGTAGTGATGATAAAAATATCTATGGTATTAATCTTTTGACTACCGATATTTTATGGAAATATTATGTAGGAACCCGTTTTGTGTATACTCCGTTTTCTTCCCTCCCTAATGGCGACCCAATATTTGTGGGTACAAGTGATGATTCTAACCATTTTTCAGAATCACTACATTGCCATAACTATTTAAATGGGGAATTTCGTTGGAAAATTACTGCTCCAACCGGTATACATTCATCACCTTTAATTATTGAAGACGGATATTTAATTATTGGTTCACACTGGAATACAGCATATATTTATAAGTGGGAGGAATCCTGAAGTGAAATATTATAGAAAATTAGAAAAATTAATGAATAAATGGAGCTTATTGTATGGTGCCAGCATGATCCTCCAATGGGATAGTAGGACGATGATACCTAAACGTAGTCATCTATTGAGATCAGAACAAATATCTCTACTCAGTACAATGCAGTATGAGATACTGGCAAGTGATGAAATTATAGAGCTTCTAAACTATATTGATAATAGTATACTCAATGATTGGCAGAAAGCTAATATAAGAGAGATATTTCGATTACATAATATAGCAAAAAAATTACCTAAAAATATTATTAATAAACTTGCTAAAGAAACCGCAAAATGTGAAAAACATTGGCGCGTTAGAACCAATCAATATGATCAGGAATATCTTGAAAAATATTTTGAAGAAGTTGTTACCTTAACAAGAGAAATGGCATTTTTATTAGGTGATGGTTTAGGTTTAAGTGCTTACGATGTACTATTAGAACAACAACAACCAGGATTAAGAGATGATTTAATTGTCCCTATATTCAATCAAATAGAATTATTTACAAAAGATTTTTTATCTATAAGAAAAAATCTCGTAGAAGAAAAAGATAATTGGCCAGTGATTCCTGTCAATCAACAAATAAAATTTATAAAGGAATTAATGTCTGAAATGAGATTTGATTTTAGTACTGGGAGGTTAGATGAGAGCACACATCCTTTTACTGGTGGAATATCTGGTGATATAAGAATTTGCAGTTATTTCAAACCAGATGATATTATATTAAGCATTTCAGCAATTATGCACGAAATGGGACATGCATCTTATGAAAGTAGATTACCAAAAAAACTTCGTGGGCAACCTGTTAGTGATTCTCGAGGAATGTGTTTTCATGAAGGAATAGCTCTTTTTTTTGAAAAACAAATTGGTCACTCAAAAGAATATTTGGAGTACTTATCTGAAATTCTAGAAAAAGAATTTGGATATCTGAAATATTTTAATAAAGATAATTTAAAGAATAATTTCAATAAAATTAAAAGAAGCGGTATACGTGTTAGCGCTGATGATTTTACTTATCCAGCACATATTATTATAAGGTATAAAATAGAAAAGGAGTTAATTTCGGGTAATTTATCTGTTAAAGAGTTAAATGATAGATGGCGCTATTTATATAATTTATATCTCGGTATAACACCTCATAGCTATGAAGGCCCATGGCAAGATATTCACTGGGCAATTGGTCTTTTTGGCTATTTTCCATGCTATTTAATTGGGGGTGTCATTTCTGCACAGTTATTTAATAAAGCACAAAAGGAAATTTTAATTAAAAAAGAAATAAGTCAAGG
The sequence above is drawn from the Xenorhabdus ishibashii genome and encodes:
- a CDS encoding tetratricopeptide repeat protein gives rise to the protein MYSGSQSLIEAALHYNRREYKESIWSKATCLALTNHNFDMNGYVITQAMEYSFLKEIAQIANIPYVDVTCFNYECAGPGNALQWLLSMKVYLPDIQKVNLARALITTARYHLAQDILSIVNPEKLQPEQKITYFITSFIVRNRLVSGSDCSDLFGRIKQIIEDKNISEENILEAASLAIVWYLKTGTIDLQTYEWFKQCGEFISEKIIERKTFKAKLALSSFYRAYAMVPAAINDIPKTRSIMLKSQHFSDILEPENELETVLAETAKKTVLESSIKEMMYVSKQWDIAEEYALELVTFDPYWSVNYQELAEVYLKQNKYSKALEQYQNAKQIGLPRVAFNEYMIGVCHEYLGDHQEAINSFKNVLTMDKTNISSGISGYRVSSKYDLESKSYFREFINSWDEQGFLTSKHKEMIV
- a CDS encoding VOC family protein → MNEIRQINVTRFDHIQMEVANLDESIRFYEDVFGFEKKEAGLRRMVRWVILGNKNKLYLCLHEYADRAGIKNAGLEITHVGFIVDDFDSVLQKLKSHNVKLPDGDTIQYHSSRSVYFLDPNGYKIEISEFNGGGIDP
- a CDS encoding TauD/TfdA family dioxygenase — protein: MLNEENKIFRKISDKFNNEIYSQCVIQLDEHNVSRIMFELSHEEIEHSYVDSELKKLATDIYERIKNGNGIVILKGMLINELNETELGERFLRFCSLMGTPVSQSVMGDILGRVEDMTHIDPDARGYRNKEELFMHTDQPDMVCMLCVRPAQQGGQSKFASALALHEAIKKTRPDLLPALYTGYPYHRLNEHPLGASEITEHNVPIFSEYNGDLSIRYLRFNMLATAFARKEKIPLPLNKAIDYIDELSTSSYFCWITSLEKGDMLFFNNYLFLHSRTAFKDSKDPAKKRLMYRVWLACENFRSIRPELAVHPEGAGGRGGISPQEGKRPRFDYDLE
- a CDS encoding aldo/keto reductase produces the protein MKYKTLGNSGAYVSAICLGTQQFGRWVDETEACEILNVFTEHGGNFIDTADCYPIYLPNGNSGGELSESFIGRWLKSYSKRDDLIIATKFSAPMNDKPNNEGISRKYIIKAVEQSLKRLNTDYIDLYQVHDDYFDVPMEETLRTLDDLIKKGLVRYIGCSNFSAWRLMKALGLSDKRGYASYVTIQNKYNLLEKCEYESELMELCKEERIGMLPYVPLAKGFLTGKYHQGSMSDGFFREKDVRKLYDNNRNWEILHLVQSIADKNGINSTQVALAWLMQRPGVVAPVVGVNSIEQLKVILASVDISLLNTDIADLNQV
- a CDS encoding amidohydrolase family protein, with amino-acid sequence MKEFEINLFDAHIHTEFEGMPDHFSGITASLDSFKEAISGINFVGALSDSATPSQNYGDLSKHKIYHCAVVRNLNYNIDIIEEKIISGKAFAIKINVGFIHRYASDVLFQPLYTLAEKLNVPIMFHSGDPGWGHAKVKYADPVSFDEIAVDYPNVNFVLVHAGNPWFQSAAVVAAKNNNVFLEGSSLIDGDTRACPDERAKRLISYPLSWIMDYLGSSKKLIFGSGWPMVDLKSYIDIFRQGIPEQAWKDVFCDNALKLYGFVMEKGSDGQLICVSKYQTEKFK
- a CDS encoding ABC transporter ATP-binding protein → MSIIQVNNLCKSYEIYTKNPGLLGSLKSFIKREYAIVKAVRSIDFSIDKGEIVGFLGANGAGKTTTMKMLTGVIKPSSGHVSVLGYTPYERKNEYLKSISFVAGQKQQLAWDLTPNDSFILHKVIYSINEKDFLKYRDQLVDMLSLNSIIDRPVRHLSLGERMKCELALSLLHKPSVLFLDEPTIGLDVNMQRSVREFIAHYNQINNATILLTSHYMADVEALAKRVIIINSGEIVYDGKLSHLIKKRSPKKILKAIISGPIRPELRSLINLSSADEQSIELTVERDLLPSVVAKLMEEKIILDISIHDEPIEKVLERYLSSYGENNVEAH
- a CDS encoding ABC transporter permease — protein: MLKRIKRSLLLWRVLIGLSFSRVVAYRAQSIIWLLGGVMPIAVMFVWLGLAKEGDVGGYTASDFAIYFLSIYLVRQLTAIWVMRRLDSDIRRGELSMLLLRPVSPLYSYISDHTGEMMVRGPIISLVFVLGILLTGNFYRLDIVNLLTFIPALAFAWIIIFHLYYCLGLLAFWINNSMAFDPLLWALYTILGGVLIPLDLYPESITFWLKLLPFSSALDFPVQIILGKLDGFLLLVGFGVQLFWVILLTFFRILLWNAGLRRYSASGA
- a CDS encoding ABC transporter permease, translating into MRYILLFLVLLRHSFLLEFEFRFNAIVNLINSSLSCLLALLVLTGFFGQVSQVGGWTYYQMVALLGVTLIIESFIDSWLFPSVHSLSEYIRRGDLDLIITRPVDTQFFISFHRFNIWDGANFIVGYAVVLFAMHQQNVLTIFNFLQFNFAMLLGTCIFYSLFMCSNLIAFWFTKVSDVWVICYSLMDVGRFPVSAYPGALRFLLTFLLPVFFVSNVPAQAALGILEMKILLLALLCAIFTLILTRFFWLKAISKYSSASS
- the arsH gene encoding arsenical resistance protein ArsH, yielding MTNILSNLNNKLPDIISPELLDKQIKSSHKIRILLLYGSNRIPSFSRLLIQEAALLLNALGAETRIFDPYHLPLPDTVIDSHYKVIELQQLMQWSEGQVWCSPEHHGSVSAVFKSQIDWVTLETGLSCPTQGKTLAVLQVNGGTQSFNVVNQLRIIGRHMRMFTIPNHLSVPTSFLEFEDTGRMKASRYYDKLVDVMEELLKFTLTLRDSRQYFINRYSERNE